The segment GCCGATCGGCCCGCGCCATCGGCTCCGCGGGAGGTGGTCCACGGAACGGGGCCCTCGTACCGCGGGCCGGTCTGCGTCGTCGGAATCGCGGCAGGACACAGAATGAGTCCGTCCTTCTGCTACGACGGCGGATCGTGTCACCCCTCCCGCTGATCCACGCTACCGGCCACCGGGACCGGGCGCCCGGCAGGCGCCTGCCCGGGACCGGGCTCACGGCGTGCGCCCGGTCCCGGCCGCACGGCCGTGAGCCTGCGCGAGGTCAGGAGCGATCGCGCTTGAGCGAGTCCATGACACCTTCGGCGCGGTGTCGAACGCTCTTCGCCTTCTCCCGGATCTTGGCTTTCGCCTGGTCCGTCCTGCCCTCGGCCTCCAGACGCTCGTGGCCGGTGATCTTCCCGGTGATCTCTTTGAGTCTGCCCATGACCTTGTCCATGGCGTCACTCATGTCCGTGATCCCTCCGTCGCGGATGGGTTCCCACCCTCCACGCTAGGTTTGGACGACCCAGGGTGCTCGTCGGCCCGCGCCGGACCCCCGCAAGCGCCATCGCGAGGGAGGTGCTCGCCCGGTCCGGGCGGGTGACCCACTGGCGGACATCTCTCATCGAGCGCTCCCGCCGACCGAGCAGCTCGGCGCATGGGCCCTGATGCAGCAGGAGGGCACGATGCGCCGTCCTGTGCGGACCTTGGCTGTCGGCGGTCCGGCGGGTGCGGCCGCAGGCACAGGCCCAGGCGCAGGCACAGCAGAACGGCGGATGACGGAGACGATGCCCCGCCGCGATGCGGCCCCGCGCCGGCGGCCGGCTCAGACGCCGGAGGAGACCTCAGCCCTCTCCGGGGACCCCGTGTCCTTTCCCTCGGCCGCCGCCAGCTTGCGGTTGCGCTGGACCGAGGAGAAGAAGGACCAGGCGATCAGGACGACACCGATGAGACCGGTGACCACCTCGGGGATCTGGTACCGGATGCTGATCATGAGGATCACGGCCAGCGCGCCGATCGCGTAGTGCGCGCCGTGCTCCAGGTAGACGTAGTCGTCGAGGGTGCCCTGGCGGACCAGGTAGACCGTGAGCGAGCGGACGTACATCGCGCCGATACCGAGACCGAGTGACATCAGGACGATGTCGTTGGTGATGGCGAAGGCGGCGATGACGCCGTCGAAGGAGAAGGAGGCGTCGAGGACCTCCAGGTAGAGGAACATGAAGAACGCGGCCTTGCCGGCCATCACGACCGCCGGGACCTTCTTGCCGCTCCTCCGGGCCTCTTCCTCGGCCTCGTGCTCTCGCTCCTCCTCTTCTTCGAGCTTGTTCTCGAAGTAGCCGGAGAGGCCGCCGACGATCAGGTACGTGATGAGGCCGAAGACGCCCGAGAGCAGAACGGTCGCTGCCTTGTCGACGTGCAGGCCGCCGTGCTGGTGGGCCTGGGTCGCGAAGGTCATGGCACTGATCGCCAGGACGACCAGCGCGATGCAGACCGACAGCATGTCGACCTTGCCGAGCTTGGCCAGCGGGCGCTCCAGCCAGGCGAGCCACTTGATGTCACGGTCCTCGAAGATGAATTCAAGGAAGATCATCAGCAGGAACATGCCACCGAAGGCCGCGATCGACGGGTGGGCGTCGGTCACGAGCTGCTCGTAGCGCTCGGCGTCGTTGACGGCGAGATCGACGGCCTCGATCGGGCCGATCTTGGCACTGATCGCCACGATCACGACGGGGAAGACCAGTCGCATGCCGAAGACGGCGATGAGCACACCGATGGTGAGGAAGATCTTCTGCCAGAAGGCATTCATCTTCTTCAGGATCCCGGCGTTGACCACGGCGTTGTCGAAGGACACCGAGATCTCGAGGATGGACAGGATCGCCACGATCCCGAAGGCTGCCCATCCCCCGTATATCACCGCCGCGACAAGGCCGAGCGCGGTCACCGCGAACGACCAGCCGAACGTCTTCAGAACCACTGGATACCCCATCGTTTTGTGCGGGACTCCCCCGCGCCGTACCTGGCTTTACCAAACCCTGACCCGAGTCTAGAACGAAACCTCGCATCCCTGAGGCGTACCGCCCAGTGACGCGGACCTTCCCCTCGCCACGAAGGCGTCGCCCACGGCGAGTTGGACGAGCCGGGCGCCATCGACGAACCAACACAGCACCAGCACGCTGTACTTGAGGGCCCCAGGACGCAGGCCCCCTTGTGGGTGGCTCGACCCGCCCGCGCACGGCGGGCACGACACCGTCGGCGTGGCCGAAATGGCCTCGGTGGACAATTGATCGGGATCGCGCTGTCCCACTCTGCGGGGTGACGGGAGAATCGACTTGTGGTGCACAGACGTAAGCGCAATGTCGCCCCAACTCCCACTACGCTTCGGCGTCAATACTGTCGCCCCCGGTTCGCAAAGCGAGTGGCGCGCGCGAAGTTCCGCAGAGCGGAGGAAATCGGTTTTGATGGAGTCGGAGCGGCCGACCACCTGGGATTCCCCGCACCCTTTCCAGCCGTGGCGCACGCAGCCGAAGCGACCGAGCAGGTACGGCTGACGACGTTCGTCTTGACACGCCGTTCTACAACCCCGCCCTTCTCGAAAGGCGTGACGTGGCGAGCACCGATCAACTCATCGACGGGCGTGCGGAGCTCGGGCTCGGCGCCGGCTATGCGAAGGCCGAGTTCGACGCCCCGGAGATGCCCTGCCCCAGTGACGGAAGGCGGGTCGAACAGTTGGAACGAACCGCCTCCACACTGCGAAGGGTTTTCAACGACCCCGGAGCACCAGCCGTGTCCAGCCCAACCCTCCGGGCCACCGCTGGTGATTGCTGCTCCGCCGAATAGGCCGAATCCCAGATCGCCTGCCCGGCCTCCAGCAGCGTCGGCACGCCCTCTTGCCGGATCCGACCCACCGGGAGAGCCGGCAGCGGTTCGGTCAACGTGCCGCACTTGATGTCCAAAGGCTGGAGACCGAAGCAGAACAAGGTCCCGGCGGGAGCGTCGCGTCGATCCGTTCTCCGAGTGGACGCGGACAGATGCAGCAGGGGCGGGGTAGGTGCCGCGCGATAAAGATGCTCCCCCGCTATCAGCGCGTGTCCCTCCAGGCTCTGGTAGGGCAATGCCTCCTACAGCACGTCGGCGAGCCCAGGGTTGCGGCCATCGAGTTCCGCGGTCACGGTGATGCCCAGGTCGGGCCAGAAAATCTCTACCTGGCGTCCAAAAATCGTTTCAGTCAAGGCTTTTCCTTTGTTCGGTCGACCTATGGAGACTCCCCTGCCGTCGCGCTTCAACGTACCGGCGATCAATGTCCGACCCACCCCCGCCCCCCTATCATGGCGGACCCACCTACCTAAGTACGCCGCTCCGCGACGGGCTCTGATCAGGCGTGAACAATGAATCTGTGTCCGCACATCCATGCCGCTTCTTTACTGTCCCTTGGGTAATCTTGCGCCTTGTCAGCTCTCGCAGCGGCAGGGGATTCAGGTTCAAAGACTCAACAATCGCATGGGTAGCCATAGTTGTGGGGACCGTGCGTGTTCTTCGCGACCGACGTCTTAGACGTTGGTTCCTTGACGGTTTAGTTCGTTGTGCTGGGCATGACGAGCCTTGCCCAGCGCTTGGTGCGGGATGAGTTGTGGAATTTGTTCCGCAGGGCGGTGCCCTAGTACTCCAGCAGTAGATCGTGATCTTCACGTTCGAGCGGCTTGCCGCCGGTAGTGGCTGGTCTGGGATCGGACCTGGTGGCGGCGTCGCCAGTCGGACCAGCCGAGCCGGTGGACCGGGTCAAAGGCGGGCCGGATGACGAGCGTGATGAACAGCCGTTGGATCTCGTTGCAGGTGAGCGGCATGAGGGCGTCTGGAACGCCTCCTGCCAGCGGGCAGGGTCTACGCTGTGACCTGCGGCCACCGCATGATCTTCAGTCTTCACACACCGATGATCAACGGCGGCCGCACCGTCTCCACAGCGCGTCAGGGCCGCGCACCGTCTGCCTGCCGTCATGTGTCTGGAGGACTTTTGCAACGTGGCGAAGTCTGGTGGGTCCAGTTCGACGAGCGGAGGTTGGTCGTACTGCTGTCGGGAGACGACACGTCCGGGATCCGGGTGATGCAGGTCGTCGCTCCGGCGGGCGTCGACATCAGCGATCTGGGCATCGAAGTGGCGGTCGGCACCGGTGAAGGACTGCCGTTCGAAGGCGTGCTGCGGCTCGCGTTCCCGCGTCCAGGCTTCACCCCGTGCACGTGGCTGACCACTGTGTCCCGGGACGACCTGATAGAGCGGGCGGCCGTCCTGTCCTCCGTGAAGCTCGGCGAGATCGACGACGCCCTCCGACTCGCTGAACAAGCGCAGGAGCGGACCCCGGCCACAACCGCGAAGCTCAGCGAGATAAGGGATGCCCTCCGTCTCGGTGAACTCGGGTAGACGGAGAAGGAGCCGACGCCCGCGACGGCGTGGGCGATCTCGGGCGAGATGATCGACGCTGGCCACCTGCCGCCTCGGCGCCCCTCACTACCGAGATCACGATCTACGCCTGGAGTACTAGGCAGTAGTGGTGCGGCCGCAGGGAGGTGGCCGACGGGCGGGGAATCGTGAGTGCCTGGCCGCGATTGTGTTCGTGGCCACGTCGGGCTGCACATGGCGGCAGGTGCCGCCATGGTTCCGGCCGGCCTGGCCGGCGGTCTACCGGTGTTTCGCCCGCTGGAGCAAGGAGCGGGTCTGGGCCCGTCTTCACCGGGTCATCTTGGATGAACTCGGGGCCCAAGGGGCCCAAGGGGACCTGGACTGGTCGCGTTTCGTCGTCGACTCGGTGAGGGTCCGGGCTCTCAAAGGGCGCTGCTGACCGGACCGAATCCGACCGATCGCGGCAAGAACGGATCGAAGATCCACCTCGTGACCGACCGGTCCGGCCTTCCGGTCGCGGTCGCCATCTCCGCGGCCAACACCACCCACGACAGTCTCGCGCAGAAGCCGCTCGTCGCGTCGGTACCACCGATCCGCAGCCGGCGCGGCCCCCGCCGCCGACGGCCCGACAAACTCCACGGCGACAAGGGCTACGACCACCCCCCTGCGGCAATGGCTCCGCTCCCGCGGCATCACGCCACGGATCGCCCGCCGAGGGATCGAGACATCACGACGACTTGGACGCCCCCGATGGGTCATCGAGCGGACCACCTCCTGGCTGGTCGGCTGCTGCCGGCTCCACCACCGCTACGAACGCAAGCCAGAGCGCTTCCTCGCCTTCACAGCCATCGCCACCAGCCTCATCAACCACCGACGACTCACCAAGTGACGTTCTAGTCCGCGTCGCTGACGGCTGTGCGAGAGGAGCTCGTGGTCACGACGTCGATGGCGATACGCAGAGACGTCTCCTGCCAACCAAGCAACGCGCGAGTGATCGCGATCGACTGGATGACGCTCATGCCGCGTTCAGCCAGCAGATCTTGAACGGCTTCCATCCCTTCGTCCGAGAGGACGGGTCGGCATTGCTCGACGTGCACAGTCCACACCACGCGGTCGTCACCCCCGGCTGCGCCGTCATCTGCTGGCGGCGACTGCGTTTCACACTCTCCTTCAGAGTGGGGGCGGGCGATCGTCGAGGGGACGGGCGGCCTGCTCGATGCGTCAGAACGCACGCATAGCAGTCGTACCGGCGCAGCGCCTCACATCCGGGACCTCAGCACGTCGACCTCACAGCCTGGCGCGAACGGGTCGAAGCCGTGCTCGATCAGCCAGCGAACTCCCAGCAGGCTTCGCAACGACCACCAAGCGCGGATCACGTCGAGGTCGATGTCGGTGCCATAGCCGGCGAGGACGTCGTCGAGGTGCTCCTCGTGTCCGAGCGTGAAGGTGGCGAGGTCGTACAGGGCATCGCCCTGGCCCGCCTCGGACCAGTCGATGATGCCGGTGACCTCATCGCCGTCGACGAAGACATGCGCGATCTGCAGGTCGCCGTGCGTGAACGCCGGAGTCCACGGCCGGAGCGCTGCCTCGGCGACCTGGCGGTTACGGGTGACCAGGTCGGCAGGCAGGAGGCCATTCGTCACGAGCAACTCGCACTCGTCGTCGATTTCCGCCGCCAGCGCGACGATGCTCCGGCCGGCCCGGCCGGGGTGGGGCGGCAGCGGCGCGTCGTGCAGCTTCCGGATGGCGGCGCCCGCCGCAGCCCACGCCGCCGACGACCCGGTCGACGGCCCCCCGAGGCGCCCGAGCGTCGTCCCTGGGAGTGCGGCGATCGCGAGCACGGGTGGCTTGCGCCACAGGACCTTCGGGGTCGGGACCGGCGCGCGGGACATCGCCTCGACCTCGACGTCGATCCGCGCCTGATCGGTGTCCACCTTCAGGAACACGTCGCCGACGCGCAGGGTTGCGCGCTCGGAATGGGCAACGACGACCTCAACCTCGTCCATGGGCGACCAGTATCCCGGAGGTGATCGCCGGCGTCGCCAGATTTATTGCATGCGATGACGCAGCCGACCGCGTCCCGCTACCCGACAGCCTCGTGCGCGGTACTGACCCTTGACCAGGTCAAGCCACTGCTTTGGTCGGGAGCCCTCAGCCTCGTCATCCTGCTTCGGCCGTGTAGTGAGCGTGCTGGTGCTTCGCATGCAGGGTGTCGGGGTGGTCGGGGCCGAGTACCCGGGTACGGTCGCGAAGCAGATCGGCGTACAGCTCGCTCGCCGCTGCCGCGTCACCTGCCTCAGCCGTACACCAGGCATGCCAGTCCCGTGTACGGAGGGTCTCGGGATCGTCAGCGCCAAGTACCCGGGCACGGTCACGAACCAGATTCCCGTACAGATCCCGCGCAGCCGCCGCGTCACCCGCGTCCACCGTGCGGCCGGCGTGCTGCTCCTGAGTCCACAGGGTGTCGGGGTGGTCGGGGCCGAGCACCCGGGTACGGTCACGAAGCAGATCGGCGAACAGATCCCGCGCAGCCGCCACATCACCCGCCTTCCCCGTACAGAAGGCATGCCAATACCGGGCGTGGAAGGTCTCGGGGTCGTCAGCGCCAAGTACCCGGCCACGGTCACGAGCCAAATTCGCGTACAGCTCTCCTGCCGCTGCCACATCACCCGCCTCACCTGTGAAGTGGGCGTGCTCGCGCTGTACGAACAGGGTGTCGGGGTGGTCGGGGCCGAGTACCCGGGTACGGTCACGAAGTAGATCGGCGAACAGATCCCGCGCGGCTGCCGTGTCACCCGCCTCACCCGTACACCAGGCATGCCAGCCCCGCGTACGGAGCGTCTCGGGATCGTCAGTGCCGAGTGCCCGAGTACGGTCACGAACGAGATTCGCGAACAGCTCCCGCGCAGCCGCCGCGTCCCCCGCGTCCACCGTGCGGCAGGCGTGCTGCTCCTGAGTCCACAACGTGTCAGGGTGGTCCGGGCCGAGCACCTGACTACGATCACGAAACATACCGGCGAGCAGATCCCGCGCAGCTGCTGCCTCACCCGCCTCAGCCAGCATCTCTGCCTCAAGGGCGCGTTCTCGCAGGTCCGCTGTCATGGAACGTGTCTTCGCCGGTGGCTGGAGTGGGGCGGTCGGGGCTGCGGATGCCGGAGTGCCGAAGCCCTCGATCACCGCAGACACGGTGGCAGGGAGCCAGCTCGCCGCGACGTGGGGGGGCGGCAGTCCGGTCCCGATGGTGCCTGAACTCCTCCAGAATCTGGCTCAGGGTGGGCCTCGCTGCCGACTCTTTGGAGAGACACCGCCCTACCACGTCAGTCAGCTCGTCCGGTAGACCATGGAGATTCGGTGGCTGATACAGAGTCTGTGCCAGGACATCGCCCGCGCTCGGTCCCTCGAACGGTGCGTGCCCCGTCGCCGCGAACACCATCAGCGCACCCAGCGCAAACACATCGCTGGCCGGTTCGGCGGCTCCCCTGATGTGCTCAGGGGCCATGAACCCCGAGGTGCCCATCACACTCGTGGAAGCCGTGCCTGCCGCGTCCAGCGCCTTGGCGATCCCGAAATCGATCACTCGTGGCCCGTCAGCAGTCACCAGCACATTCGCCGGTTTCAGGTCCCGGTGCACCAACCCAGCGCCATGGACCGACATCAGCGCCTCCGCGACGCCGGCCGCGACCCACCACACGCCTGTCGGTGGCAGTACCCCAGCCCGCTCGATGAGCACGTCAAGCGGCGGCGCGGCAACAAAGGCAACGGCCAACCAGAGCAGTTCCGCGTCCGATCGAGACACCTCGACCAAAGGCGCGGTGAACGCTCCGCTCACCGCCCGAGCCGCTGATGCCTCCCGCACGAAACGTGCCCGGAACCCGTCCTCGTCCGCAAGATGCGGGCGGATCACCTTGACCGCGTACAACCGCGTGCCGAGGCCACGCGCGAGATAGACACGGCCCATTCCGCCCTGCCCCAGTACCCGCAGCAACGTATACGGACCCACCATCATCGGGTCTCCGCCGCCCAGCGGACTGCCCCACATCAGATCCGCCACGAAGCTCCCATCGAACGGACTGCCCCTGCAGCCCATCATTGCCGAATCGACGGCGCCATCGCCACCGCCATGTGCGGGGCGTGACCAAGCGCCACGTCCAGCCTCGAATGCCCCGACCGCTACCTCGCCGCTGTCACCCCCGCGAGCACCGTCATCCGGCTCGACACGTGATCCACAAGACGCCCTTTAGGCCCGGCCGGAACCCGGCCGAACTCGGAGGCCCTACAACGACTGTGCCTCTGGGCAGGCATCCGTCCGGCCGGGAGCGTCGTGGCCGCCACCCACGCTTCGCGTACGGCTGGCTCGCACCGTCTCTTTCGCCTGCCGGAGCGGGGCGTCCGGGGGCAGTCTCCGGGGGCTCTTTGTCGACCCTCAACGGCGTCGCCTGAACATCCACTCCCTGTCGCCGAGATCGAGGAGGCAGCCCACAACGACGCCGACTCCGACGGAGTCGACCGCCACGGAACCCCGCTCGCCGTCACCGTCACCTTCAGTATCCGTCACGACGTCACCCAGCTCTTGCCGCTGCTGGACGCCATCCCCTCGATCCGGGGAGTTCGGGGACACCCCCGCAGCACACCCGGCGTCTGTACGCCGACCGGGGCTACGACTTTGACAAGTACCGCCGCCTGCTGCGCAAGCGCGGCATCAAACCCTTGATCGCCCGACGCGGCGTCGCCCATGGCTCCGGACTGGGCAAGGTGCGCTCGGTGGTCGAGCGCGCATTCGCCTGGATGCATCAGTTCAACCGGCTCCGCACCCGCTACGTACGACGAGCAGATCTCCACCAGGGACTGCTCGAACCGGCCTGCAGCCTCGTATGCCTCCGCCGGCTCCGACGGACGGCCCATCGCCGGGTCAGTAGCGGAGGCGAGCCTCCGCCCCGTTGATACGCACGATGCAGTTCTTGAAAAGCTCCAACGGAGGCTGCCGGCCGTCAACTTGAGCCAGTGTGAGCCCCAAGTCCTGTAACGGCTTGACGAGGGCGACGAATTTGGACCCGTCCGGGTCCGGGCCGTGGAAGGCCGCCCACGCCTCGAACAAAGCCCTCACGCTCTCCCAGCCCGGCCCCGGGGTGAAGCGCGCCAGGAAGAACGGCTGATCGCAGTCATACTCACTGAGCTCACCGACCAGGATGTGTCCGTGTAAGAGCCGCCACTGCGTCATCTGGTGT is part of the Streptomyces sp. NBC_00250 genome and harbors:
- a CDS encoding LLM class flavin-dependent oxidoreductase; translation: MARAKFRRAEEIGFDGVGAADHLGFPAPFPAVAHAAEATEQVRLTTFVLTRRSTTPPFSKGVTWRAPINSSTGVRSSGSAPAMRRPSSTPRRCPAPVTEGGSNSWNEPPPHCEGFSTTPEHQPCPAQPSGPPLVIAAPPNRPNPRSPARPPAASARPLAGSDPPGEPAAVRSTCRT
- a CDS encoding phosphotransferase family protein; translated protein: MDEVEVVVAHSERATLRVGDVFLKVDTDQARIDVEVEAMSRAPVPTPKVLWRKPPVLAIAALPGTTLGRLGGPSTGSSAAWAAAGAAIRKLHDAPLPPHPGRAGRSIVALAAEIDDECELLVTNGLLPADLVTRNRQVAEAALRPWTPAFTHGDLQIAHVFVDGDEVTGIIDWSEAGQGDALYDLATFTLGHEEHLDDVLAGYGTDIDLDVIRAWWSLRSLLGVRWLIEHGFDPFAPGCEVDVLRSRM
- a CDS encoding type II toxin-antitoxin system PemK/MazF family toxin, translating into MQRGEVWWVQFDERRLVVLLSGDDTSGIRVMQVVAPAGVDISDLGIEVAVGTGEGLPFEGVLRLAFPRPGFTPCTWLTTVSRDDLIERAAVLSSVKLGEIDDALRLAEQAQERTPATTAKLSEIRDALRLGELG
- a CDS encoding CsbD family protein gives rise to the protein MSDAMDKVMGRLKEITGKITGHERLEAEGRTDQAKAKIREKAKSVRHRAEGVMDSLKRDRS
- a CDS encoding tetratricopeptide repeat protein, with product MTADLRERALEAEMLAEAGEAAAARDLLAGMFRDRSQVLGPDHPDTLWTQEQHACRTVDAGDAAAARELFANLVRDRTRALGTDDPETLRTRGWHAWCTGEAGDTAAARDLFADLLRDRTRVLGPDHPDTLFVQREHAHFTGEAGDVAAAGELYANLARDRGRVLGADDPETFHARYWHAFCTGKAGDVAAARDLFADLLRDRTRVLGPDHPDTLWTQEQHAGRTVDAGDAAAARDLYGNLVRDRARVLGADDPETLRTRDWHAWCTAEAGDAAAASELYADLLRDRTRVLGPDHPDTLHAKHQHAHYTAEAG
- a CDS encoding serine/threonine-protein kinase translates to MADLMWGSPLGGGDPMMVGPYTLLRVLGQGGMGRVYLARGLGTRLYAVKVIRPHLADEDGFRARFVREASAARAVSGAFTAPLVEVSRSDAELLWLAVAFVAAPPLDVLIERAGVLPPTGVWWVAAGVAEALMSVHGAGLVHRDLKPANVLVTADGPRVIDFGIAKALDAAGTASTSVMGTSGFMAPEHIRGAAEPASDVFALGALMVFAATGHAPFEGPSAGDVLAQTLYQPPNLHGLPDELTDVVGRCLSKESAARPTLSQILEEFRHHRDRTAAPPRRGELAPCHRVCGDRGLRHSGIRSPDRPTPATGEDTFHDSGPARTRP
- a CDS encoding DUF475 domain-containing protein, which gives rise to MVLKTFGWSFAVTALGLVAAVIYGGWAAFGIVAILSILEISVSFDNAVVNAGILKKMNAFWQKIFLTIGVLIAVFGMRLVFPVVIVAISAKIGPIEAVDLAVNDAERYEQLVTDAHPSIAAFGGMFLLMIFLEFIFEDRDIKWLAWLERPLAKLGKVDMLSVCIALVVLAISAMTFATQAHQHGGLHVDKAATVLLSGVFGLITYLIVGGLSGYFENKLEEEEEREHEAEEEARRSGKKVPAVVMAGKAAFFMFLYLEVLDASFSFDGVIAAFAITNDIVLMSLGLGIGAMYVRSLTVYLVRQGTLDDYVYLEHGAHYAIGALAVILMISIRYQIPEVVTGLIGVVLIAWSFFSSVQRNRKLAAAEGKDTGSPERAEVSSGV